The proteins below are encoded in one region of Populus alba chromosome 2, ASM523922v2, whole genome shotgun sequence:
- the LOC118042671 gene encoding protein WHAT'S THIS FACTOR 9, mitochondrial, whose amino-acid sequence MVFLLLLKKGAGSSNFLGGFRTGYNYQQKFSLVNVKLKWAKDRVLDAVVADQGDLKAACILVSIISSARGCRLPIYRLRLHRGQLGLPHDLKLSTFIRRYPNIFCESHVLDSGGTRVPCFQLTAEALDLRREELGILEQNQVDLVERLCKLLMLTRDRTLPLQTIDQLRWDMGLPYDYFDSLIPLHPGLFSSVRLPDDRVGLKLQVWDDRLAVSQLQKNAALQQKEEDMENGCLAFPVGFTRGFGLKRKCMEWLEEWQRLPYTSPYSDASDLDPRTDVSEKRIVGVFHELLHLTVHKRTERKNVSNLRKPLSLPQKFTRVFERHPGIFYISKKCDTQTVVLREAYDRRQLLHKHPLVDIRGKYASMMRKGFLDRSRGLYKKTASSGPEESMIVHGDEPTDSCEEDLGCDLLSE is encoded by the coding sequence ATGGTTTTTCTGCTGTTGTTGAAAAAGGGAGCTGGAAGCTCCAATTTTCTTGGTGGGTTTCGGACAGGATACAATTACCAgcaaaaatttagcttggtgaATGTCAAGTTAAAATGGGCGAAGGATAGAGTATTGGATGCTGTAGTGGCAGATCAAGGAGATCTTAAAGCAGCTTGCATACTTGTTTCGATCATCTCTTCCGCTCGCGGATGCCGCCTCCCTATATACCGGCTTAGACTGCATCGTGGGCAGCTTGGCCTGCCTCATGATCTGAAGCTCTCTACATTTATCAGGAGATATCCTAATATTTTCTGTGAATCTCATGTTCTTGATAGTGGAGGCACTCGTGTTCCCTGCTTTCAGTTGACTGCTGAAGCCCTAGATCTTCGCCGTGAAGAACTTGGAATTCTTGAGCAGAATCAAGTTGATTTGGTTGAACGGCTATGCAAACTGCTTATGCTTACAAGGGATAGGACACTGCCATTACAAACCATTGACCAGCTGAGATGGGACATGGGATTGCCTTATGACTATTTTGATTCTTTGATTCCACTTCACCCTGGTTTGTTTTCTTCAGTTCGCCTTCCTGACGATCGCGTTGGCTTGAAACTCCAAGTTTGGGACGATCGCCTTGCTGTCTCCCAGTTGCAGAAGAATGCTGCTCTTCAACAGAAGGAAGAAGACATGGAAAATGGCTGCTTAGCCTTTCCAGTTGGCTTTACAAGGGGCTTTGGATTGAAGAGGAAATGCATGGAATGGTTGGAAGAGTGGCAGAGACTTCCATACACTTCACCTTACTCTGATGCCTCAGATTTGGATCCACGAACAGATGTGTCTGAGAAGAGAATTGTCGGAGTTTTTCATGAGCTTCTCCACCTTACTGTACATAAGAGAACGGAGCGCAAGAATGTAAGCAATCTTCGCAAGCCACTGTCACTGCCCCAGAAGTTCACGAGGGTGTTTGAGCGACATCCTGGCATTTTTTACATCTCAAAAAAGTGTGATACTCAGACTGTGGTTCTTAGAGAAGCATACGATCGGCGACAACTTTTACATAAACATCCTCTTGTTGATATCAGGGGAAAATATGCAAGTATGATGAGAAAGGGATTTCTGGATAGAAGCAGAGGCTTATACAAGAAAACAGCATCTTCTGGTCCAGAGGAATCAATGATTGTTCATGGTGATGAACCCACTGATAGTTGTGAAGAAGATTTAGGCTGTGATTTGCTTTCCGAATAA
- the LOC118042665 gene encoding sister-chromatid cohesion protein 3 has protein sequence MEDHPETSRNRSKRNRSKNATEERTSEEVEEREDDFEEVRPKSKRNRAAKDDTPAAVLLNPDQSLIDVIKGNGVQIPQAVKLWVERYEKDPKLAMVELLTMLFEACGAKYSIKKELLDETDVDDVVVALVNLARNGEVEDYQSSKRKDFKHFKDNLITFWDNLVTECQNGPLFDKVLFDKCMDYIIALSCTPPRVYRQVASLMGLQLVASFITVAKALGLQRETTQRQLNVEKKKQIEGPRLESLNKRLSATHDKILVLEDLMRKIFTGLFVHRYRDIDPNIRTSCIESLGVWVLSYPSLFLQDLYLKYLGWTLNDKNAGVRKASVQALKKLYDVDDNVPTLGLFTERFSNRMIELADDIDVSVAVCAIGLVKQLLRHQLLPDDDLGPLYDLLIDDPAEIRRAIGELVYDHLIAQKFNNSQSSSKGSDDGSSEVHLSRMLQILREFSADPILSNYVIDDVWEYMKAMKDWKCIISMLLDANPLIELTDDDATNLVRLLSASVRKAVGERIVPASDTRKQYYNKAQKEIFENNRRDITIAMMKNYPLLLRKFMADKSKLPSLVEIIVHMNLGLYSLKRQESNFKNVLQLMKQSFFIHGDKEALRSCVKAIKFCSTESQGELKDYALNKLKNLEDELINKLKSAVKEAADGDEYSLLVNLKRLYELQLAWSVPIESFYEDIVKVLHSFRNVDDEVVSFLLLNMYLHVAWSLQSIVNSETVSEASLTSLLFKRNALFEELEYFLGTPSEDKEGNKCGNQLACRVCIILAEAWCLFRKTNFSSTKLEHLGYCPDTSVLQRFWKLCEQQLNISDETEDEETNKEYIEETNRDAVMIASAKLVVSSAVPREYLTPEIISHFVMHGTSVAEIVKHLITIIKKNDDFPDIFLEALKRAYDRHLVDLSKSDDESFTSKSLIECKDLAARLSGTFVGAARNKHRSDILKIARDGIEYAFLDSPKQLSFLEGAVLHFVSKLPVVDILEILKDVQSRTENINTDEDPSGWRPYHTFVDSLREKYVKNEGLPDEKERRRGGRPRKRRNIEGKRLFDEDSSSEEEDSISGSDREDAHDEEEKQDEEEEDEAPLIHSLRSSSKLRSLKLSRDENKGHRRTGVSASKTSGASN, from the exons ATGGAGGACCACCCCGAAACTTCCCGAAACCGCTCT AAGAGGAATCGGTCTAAGAACGCGACCGAGGAGAGAACAAGTGAGGAGGTGGAGGAGCGCGAGGATGATTTCGAAGAGGTTCGCCCTAAATCCAAGCGTAATCGTGCTGCTAAGGATGACACTCCCGCCGCCGTCCTCCTCAATCCCGACCAAAGCTTGATAG ATGTTATTAAAGGGAATGGGGTACAAATTCCTCAGGCGGTGAAGCTTTGGGTTGAGCGATATGAGAAGGATCCAAAACTTGCAATGGTTGAGCTCTTGACGATGCTGTTTGAG GCATGTGGAGCCAAGTACAGTATCAAGAAAGAGTTGCTGGATGAGACTGATGTTGATGATGTTGTCGTTGCTCTTGTCAATCTTGCAAGAAAT GGTGAAGTTGAAGATTATCAGAGTTCAAAGAGGAAGGACTTCAAACACTTCAAAGATAACCTCATCACATTCTGGGACAATTTGGTTACTGAGTGCCAAAATGGGCCTTTGTTTGATAAGGTTTTGTTCGACAAATGCATGGACTATATAATAGCACTGTCATG CACTCCACCAAGAGTTTACCGTCAAGTTGCATCCTTGATGGGTCTCCAACTTGTCGCGTCATTCATAACAGTAGCTAAAGCGCTTGGCTTACAACGAGAAACTACTCAGAGACAATTAAATgtagaaaagaagaaacaaatagaAGGACCTCGTCTAGAGTCCCTAAATAAAAGGTTATCAGCTACTCATGATAAGATACTTGTACTAGAGGACTTGATGCGCAAAATATTTACCGG GTTATTCGTGCATCGGTACCGTGATATTGATCCTAATATTCGAACATCATGCATTGAGTCTCTTGGTGTATGGGTTTTGTCCTATCCATCACTTTTCTTGCAGGATTTATACTTAAAGTATCTTGGATGGACACTAAATGATAAA AATGCAGGTGTCAGAAAAGCATCTGTTCaagcattaaaaaaactttatgatGTGGATGATAATGTGCCCACTCTCGGTCTTTTTACTGAAAGATTTTCCAACCGGATGATTGAGCTTGCTGATGACATTGATGTTTCTGTAGCTGTTTGTGCCATAGGACTTGTAAAACAATTACTTAG GCACCAGCTCCTACCTGATGATGACTTGGGTCCGTTATATGATTTACTTATTGATGATCCAGCAGAAATCAGGCGTGCCATAGGAGAATTGGTGTATGATCACCTAATTGCACAAAAATTTAACAACTCTCAATCTAGCTCAAAAG GCAGTGATGATGGCTCTTCTGAGGTTCATCTTAGCAGAATGTTGCAGATTTTGAGGGAGTTTTCAGCAGATCCAATTCTCAGTAACTATGTTATTGATGATGTTTGGGAGTACATGAAAGCAATGAAG GACTGGAAGTGTATTATTTCCATGCTCCTGGATGCGAATCCATTAATTGAGCTTACTGATGACGATGCTACAAATTTGGTTAGACTTCTTTCTGCATCTGTCAGAAAGGCTGTGGGAGAGAGGATTGTTCCAGCATCAGATACTCGAAAGCAATATTACAATAAAGCTCAGAAA gaaatatttgaaaataatagaCGGGACATAACTATCGCCATGATGAAGAACTACCCGCTACTTCTGCGCAAATTCATGGCCGACAAATCAAAACTGCCATCATTGGTTGAGATCATTGTGCATATGAACCTAGGGCTTTATTCCCTGAAGAGACAGGAGAGT AATTTCAAAAATGTCCTTCAGCTCATGAAACAGTCATTTTTTATACACGGTGACAAGGAAGCACTTAGATCTTGTGTGAAGGCTATCAAGTTCTGTTCCACCGAAAGTCAAGGAGAGCTGAAAGATTATGCTCTGAATAAATTGAAGAATCTTGAAGATGAACTCATTAATAAGCTTAAGTCTGCAGTGAAAGAAGCAGCG GATGGTGATGAATATTCTCTGCTTGTGAATTTGAAAAGGTTATATGAGCTTCAGTTGGCATGGTCTGTACCTATTGAGAGCTTTTATGAAGATATTGTTAAGGTTCTCCACAGTTTCAGAAATGTGGATGATGAG GTTGTCAGTTTTCTTCTGCTCAATATGTATTTGCATGTAGCCTGGAGTCTGCAGTCAATTGTAAACAGTGAAACTGTCTCTGAAGCTTCGTTAACTTCTCTACTGTTTAAACGCAATGCCTTGTTTGAGGAACTTGAATACTTTCTTGGAACCCCTTCTGAAGATAAGGAAGGGAATAAATGTGGAAATCAGCTTGCTTGTAGA GTTTGTATTATACTTGCAGAAGCATGGTGTTTGTTCAGAAAGACtaatttttcttcaacaaaGCTGGAACATTTAGGATATTGTCCAGATACATCTGTTCTACAAAGGTTCTGGAAACTTTGTGAACAACAGTTAAATATTTCAG ATGAGACAGAAGATGAAGAGACAAACAAGGAGTACATTGAGGAGACAAACAGAGATGCAGTTATGATTGCTTCAGCGAAGTTGGTAGTTAGCAGTGCAGTTCCCAGG GAATATCTTACTCCGGAGATCATTTCTCACTTTGTGATGCATGGAACAAGTGTTGCAGAGATAGTCAAGCATCTAATCACCATCATAAAGAAGAATGATGATTTTCCAGACATTTTCCTAGAAGCATTGAAAAGG GCCTATGATCGGCATCTGGTGGATCTTTCAAAAAGTGATGATGAGTCTTTCACCAGCAAATCTCTTATAGAATGCAAGGATCTTGCTGCTCGACTATCTGGGACATTCGTGGGTGCTGCTCGGAACAAGCATAGATCTGATATTCTAAAAATCGCCAGGGATGGTATTGAATATGCTTTCTTAGATTCTCCAAAACAGCTCTCTTTTCTGGAAGGTGCTGTGCTTCATTTTGTGTCCAAGCTTCCTGTGGTTGACATCCTGGAAAT TCTAAAGGATGTCCAGAGCCGGACAGAGAATATAAATACTGATGAAGATCCTAGTGGCTGGCGTCCTTACCACACATTTGTTGACAGCTTGCGAGAGAAGTATGTGAAGAATGAAGGTTTGCCAG ATGAGAAAGAGAGGAGACGCGGTGGTCGCCCAAGAAAGCGGCGTAATATTGAGGGAAAGAGATTGTTTGATGAGGACAGTTCAAGCGAAGAAGAGGATTCTATTAGTGGTTCAGATCGAGAAGATGCTcatgatgaagaagagaagcagGATGAGGAGGAAGAGGACGAGGCTCCATTGATACATTCCCTCAGGTCATCATCCAAGTTGAGGTCATTGAAACTTTCAAGAGATGAAAACAAAGGCCATAGAAGGACAGGAGTTTCTGCTTCTAAAACATCAG GGGCATCAAACTAG